In one window of Nitrospirota bacterium DNA:
- a CDS encoding TraR/DksA C4-type zinc finger protein — protein sequence MKKLDEVIKFHGHICPGLVLGYRASAFALKELGRKSIDEEIVAIVENNSCAVDAVQAMTGCTFGKGNLIFKDYGKQVYTFIKRPSGKAVRISIDWTPPPETEKQKEMWQKYMKGVRSKEVLKAVHLRKSKKIESILKTADRDLFKIKHLKMPLPDEAKIYPSVRCEICKEKTMEPRLRVKNGKTICIPCFER from the coding sequence ATGAAAAAACTTGATGAGGTTATTAAATTTCACGGCCACATCTGCCCCGGACTTGTTCTCGGATACAGGGCATCTGCGTTTGCACTGAAAGAACTCGGCAGAAAATCAATAGACGAGGAGATAGTTGCAATAGTTGAGAACAACTCATGCGCTGTTGATGCTGTTCAGGCTATGACGGGCTGCACATTCGGAAAAGGCAATCTCATTTTCAAAGATTACGGCAAACAGGTTTATACATTTATAAAAAGGCCTTCAGGAAAGGCAGTTAGAATATCAATTGACTGGACGCCTCCGCCTGAAACAGAAAAACAAAAAGAGATGTGGCAAAAATACATGAAAGGCGTCCGTTCAAAAGAAGTTCTAAAAGCAGTCCACCTGAGAAAATCAAAGAAAATAGAATCCATCTTAAAGACGGCTGATAGGGATTTGTTTAAAATAAAACACCTGAAGATGCCGCTGCCTGATGAGGCAAAGATATATCCGAGCGTCAGATGTGAGATATGCAAAGAGAAGACAATGGAGCCGAGGCTGAGGGTAAAAAACGGGAAGACGATCTGCATTCCTTGCTTTGAAAGGTAG
- a CDS encoding septal ring lytic transglycosylase RlpA family protein codes for MKSEKLKIKKFLYFAFLFLNFTFFLVSCGAPRYGYYEDSKYETQPKESPKETQATLEAKYMVASWYGPDFHGKLTSSGEPYNMYANTCAHKEYPFGTKLKVTNIANNKNVECTVNDRGPFIPGRDLDLSYSCAKELELIGTGTGKVRIEPLGRDMRYIKYIKYSPTGGNGPFTIQIGSYKDLSNATRMKASLEFKYSKVYITEAEISGSKYYRVRVGKFNSKDDAYTLAKALADEGYNTLIAPYEERI; via the coding sequence ATGAAAAGTGAAAAATTAAAAATTAAGAAGTTCCTTTACTTTGCATTTTTATTTTTAAATTTTACATTTTTCTTGGTTTCATGCGGTGCGCCGAGATACGGATACTACGAAGATTCCAAATACGAAACCCAGCCAAAAGAAAGCCCTAAAGAGACGCAGGCGACTTTAGAGGCAAAATATATGGTTGCCTCATGGTATGGGCCTGATTTCCATGGAAAGCTGACATCATCAGGTGAGCCTTACAATATGTATGCAAATACATGCGCGCATAAGGAATATCCTTTCGGTACAAAGTTGAAGGTGACAAACATCGCAAATAACAAGAACGTGGAGTGCACTGTGAATGACAGAGGGCCGTTTATTCCTGGAAGGGACTTGGACCTCTCCTACTCCTGTGCAAAGGAGCTTGAATTAATAGGAACGGGAACCGGAAAAGTAAGAATTGAACCCCTCGGAAGGGACATGCGGTATATAAAATATATAAAGTACTCGCCAACTGGCGGCAACGGGCCCTTTACAATACAGATAGGCTCCTACAAAGACCTGTCAAATGCTACACGCATGAAGGCATCTCTGGAATTTAAATACAGCAAGGTCTATATAACAGAGGCGGAAATCAGCGGGAGTAAATACTACAGGGTCAGGGTCGGCAAGTTCAATTCAAAAGACGATGCATACACCCTCGCAAAGGCCCTTGCAGATGAGGGATATAACACGCTGATTGCGCCTTATGAGGAGAGGATATAA
- the hslV gene encoding ATP-dependent protease subunit HslV codes for MFKGTTILCVRRDGKVAIAGDGQVTMGNTVLKHNAKKVKTMYDNKIIAGFSGATADAFTLFERFEAKIESYRGNIKRAAVELAKDWRTDKILRRLEALLIIADKEHTFIISGTGDVIEPEDGVAAIGSGGPYAQAAAKGLFENTNLSAREIVEKSMKIASNICIYTNDNLTIEELQ; via the coding sequence ATGTTTAAGGGAACAACGATATTATGCGTGAGGCGTGACGGAAAAGTTGCCATTGCCGGAGACGGCCAGGTGACAATGGGCAATACTGTCTTGAAACACAATGCAAAAAAGGTAAAGACAATGTACGACAATAAAATCATTGCAGGTTTTTCAGGCGCAACAGCAGATGCATTCACTTTGTTTGAAAGATTTGAGGCAAAGATTGAATCATACCGGGGCAATATCAAAAGGGCTGCTGTAGAGCTTGCAAAAGACTGGAGAACGGATAAGATTTTACGGAGACTTGAGGCGCTTTTGATCATTGCCGATAAGGAACATACATTTATAATCTCAGGCACAGGCGATGTTATTGAGCCTGAGGACGGGGTTGCTGCAATCGGTTCAGGAGGACCCTACGCACAGGCAGCAGCAAAGGGGCTTTTTGAAAATACAAATCTCTCCGCAAGAGAGATAGTTGAAAAATCAATGAAGATTGCATCTAATATATGCATATACACAAATGATAATCTGACAATAGAGGAATTACAATAG
- the hslU gene encoding ATP-dependent protease ATPase subunit HslU, which yields MENLTPRKIVEELDKYIIGQHRAKKAVAIALRNRWRRLQLSPELKDEVLPKNIIMIGPTGVGKTEIARRLARLAHAPFLKIEASKFTEVGYVGRDVESMIRDLTEISLNMVKSEHIEKIKEKAESLAEERLLDVLLPSPRSASGRPGRLAEESGRGISIDDEEKEKYKETRERLRQQLKEGKLDNRYVDVEVREKVMPFGVISNVGLEELEINLKEMLGGLIPDKAKKKKAKVPEALRMLVQEEANKLIDMDTVTKEAIERVQQTGIIFIDEIDKVASRGHAHGPDVSREGVQRDLLPVVEGTTLTTKHGPVKTEHILFIAAGAFHMSKPSDLIPELQGRFPIRVELDPLGKDEFVRILTEPHNALTKQYTALLATENVEINFRKDAVEEIADIAATVNERTENIGARRLHTVLEKLLEDISFEAPEKKNGKLPIDREYVRAKLADIVKDEDLSRYIL from the coding sequence ATGGAAAATCTCACGCCAAGAAAAATAGTAGAAGAGCTTGATAAGTATATCATAGGCCAGCACAGGGCAAAAAAGGCAGTTGCAATCGCTTTAAGAAATAGGTGGCGGAGGCTGCAGCTTTCCCCTGAACTGAAAGACGAGGTGCTTCCCAAAAATATAATTATGATCGGGCCGACAGGCGTCGGAAAAACAGAGATTGCAAGACGCCTCGCAAGGCTTGCACATGCGCCGTTCCTAAAGATTGAAGCCTCGAAGTTTACAGAGGTAGGCTATGTAGGCAGGGACGTTGAATCAATGATCAGGGACCTTACAGAAATCTCGCTTAACATGGTTAAGTCAGAACATATAGAGAAGATCAAGGAAAAGGCTGAATCTCTTGCGGAAGAAAGGCTCCTTGACGTTCTGCTTCCTTCCCCAAGGTCTGCCTCAGGCCGCCCCGGGCGACTCGCCGAGGAGAGCGGACGGGGCATAAGCATTGACGATGAGGAGAAAGAAAAGTATAAAGAGACGAGAGAGCGGCTCAGGCAGCAGCTTAAAGAAGGCAAGCTCGACAACAGATATGTGGATGTAGAGGTAAGAGAAAAGGTAATGCCTTTCGGCGTAATCTCAAACGTAGGGCTTGAAGAGCTTGAGATAAACCTGAAAGAGATGCTCGGAGGGTTAATCCCTGACAAGGCAAAGAAAAAAAAAGCCAAGGTGCCGGAGGCATTAAGAATGCTCGTGCAGGAAGAGGCAAACAAACTAATTGATATGGACACGGTAACAAAAGAGGCTATTGAGAGGGTCCAGCAAACAGGGATTATTTTTATAGACGAGATTGATAAGGTTGCGAGCAGGGGACATGCTCACGGCCCGGACGTGTCAAGGGAAGGCGTCCAGAGAGACCTGCTCCCTGTTGTTGAAGGCACAACACTAACAACAAAGCACGGCCCGGTGAAAACAGAGCATATACTCTTCATAGCGGCCGGAGCCTTCCATATGTCAAAACCCTCAGACCTCATCCCCGAACTTCAGGGAAGATTTCCTATCAGGGTTGAGCTTGACCCTCTTGGAAAAGACGAATTTGTGAGGATTCTTACAGAACCCCATAATGCTCTCACAAAGCAGTACACAGCGCTACTTGCAACAGAAAATGTAGAGATAAATTTCAGGAAAGATGCTGTGGAGGAGATAGCAGACATTGCGGCAACTGTCAATGAGAGGACAGAAAACATAGGCGCAAGAAGGCTTCATACAGTGCTTGAAAAACTCCTTGAGGATATATCCTTTGAGGCGCCTGAAAAAAAGAACGGCAAACTTCCGATAGACAGGGAATATGTGAGAGCCAAACTCGCTGATATTGTGAAGGATGAAGACCTGAGCAGGTATATACTGTAA